From Lucilia cuprina isolate Lc7/37 chromosome 4, ASM2204524v1, whole genome shotgun sequence:
caaataaaaatccttcttcaaaactttataaagatcggtacataattgtcCCAATCCCCTATATAAAGTGctcttcaaaaaaatattttaatgtttcatACTGGCTTAGAAATACGATTACATCAATGAATTTCGATATTATCATTTATATACAATTGACTTTTCTCTTAAAGATTTTATGAGTATCCGTACATAATGCTATGTATATAAAGTTATGGTTGAATATTAAACTATTGCTTGTTatatatacactgaaaataatccatgctcaactttacgaaaaaattttcttaacttctattttcgtaatatttacaaaaatttcgtgtataatacgaaatattatttaataaaacccttttctatttttacgaaagtacgaaaacctttcgtaatataatttttttttttaattttagcaaaattaaacataatgatattaattatgttatgattaaataaaactacaatatttttataaaatttaagaaaaagtataatattattctcgaatttttttcataaaaaaaagaaaattcgtgtggataataattttgaactaaaattagaaaatttattttaaaatgaacaaaaatgtttgaataaattaatatttcgttaattttaccatatttattcaaaattcccttttttcaatttatgtaaattaattttttcaagaatattttgcattataataaattatttcgtacaatttcgtatatattacgaaaaaaattcgTGGTGCAAAACAACAagcgattcgtacaatgtacgacacttttcgtatatattaagcatagatttttttcagtgtatatactcccttattcacaaacatatATTACCCCACATACGGATATTGGTATTAGTATACTATAGAGTTTTTCAAGTTAGAGTTTCATTTTAAGTATGAATGTTGCAGGAGTAACCTATCGACTGAATATATCACTACAATCTTCACTGATAGCTTTAAAATAAACCTTCCGTAATGAAGTTGGGAGCTTAATTGGGTCTCGGCGCATAGAAACTATTATGGAAATGAACAGACAGATAAGCTTGCCAGAACTGGATCTTCTCTTGATATAGATTTTTCcttagattttttctttaaaagcctgaaaaaatatgataaaactaAGGCTCAAGcacttgttatttttatgcaaaaagaaACGCCCAATATACCTTTTAAACcgggaaaatgaaaaaaactttctaactTTCATCTTCTCTGTGAATGTCATGCTCTAGAGTAATAATTCTTCTGGTAATCAATTCACAACCAATCTTGATGAAATATCTGGGTATAATCTTAAAGACATCTCAAGTTTTCTTATGCCTACAGAGTGGATCTAATATTACATCTGACGAGTAGATTCCTTTTGAATCTACTTGATTGTTCGCGAGCAATGATCTACCACGATAaccaatcaaaaaaaaaaaaagtttaaaggatttgtttttgttaagaattttatataatacgaTACATTTAGGTTAATATAATTTACCTTGACTTTGAAAGAACTTTTTCCATAATCTAAACAGTTCATTATTAGAGGTAAATACCATTATCTATACTggctttaaatttatatgatatgatttgatggtggatcATATCGGTCTAGTCAAAGTAATGGTTTGATAACAATAGCAATATTGCAAGATATCGAAATATCGtttgaaaatttctaacaaaagcAACACATTAAAAGAATATAGTTTTACACAAATTAATTAGATCTCCGGTATAGAAATTATTAAgggatttttcaatatattaaagAATTCAACAATTTCATTTTAGACTATCTCCGTAGATgtgtaaaagttttatgtttgactatgccgaatcttatatgtCCACCATTATGCATTAAATAGATGCTCTCCTCTAAACATTCAATAGATTtatgagattttggcttgtaagaaacttactcctGTGTATCGTATTTCatttcgcatttttaagccagtaatatgcattaaagtcaatttctgaaggtggccttatatgggggtagggtcagttatgggccgattctcataaaattcggaAATATTTGTGCTCATAAGGAACTTACTTGTGTCGAATTTCGGCTCTATACTTCGGCTCTATACTACTATACAGTactgagcgttaaagtcattttatgaatgattccttatatgaggggtaagTGGACCTTTTATGGGGtcgtgttaaagtcattttttggagGGGGCCGGATATGAGGGGATCTTCATTAAAATTGGTAGAGATAATTTGGCTCATATAAGACTTATTTGTATCGAATTTAATTACTACAGTCGTATTTCTAAAATAgctatgactgttaaagctgttttttcgGGGATCCACTTGTATGGGTGCTATACGAAAACGTAGACCGATATTGCACATTTtcaaaccttacctatagggaatatttgtgtaaaatttcaaccaTCTAGCTctttcggactctatcgtgctttcaaaaGGCAGACAGACGGGCAGACTTAGAATTTTaagaggacccagaatatatatactttgactcccgataaaatgttattaaagacCGACTTACACATTTTGACAGacttttgataaaataatatatctttgatacgataaacaaatatttatcgaaaataaaaaacaaaatagataacggtaaaaattttcaaacttaatCAAAggaatcaaacattttaattaaaataagtcGGTGTTGGTTAAACAAACACTCCTTTAAGTAAATAactaaatcaatattttattatcatttgaTTTGGCGCTAGTTGGATCCaattatacatgtatatatttgtatttagttatatgaaaataattataccatAAACATGTATTTTTGATAAGCGATATGCTGCACACttctttatataattattattatcgcAATTAAACTGATTCATTAAAACAATATCACATGTTTGTCTacgttaataaaacttttttttgaaaaaaatgggtTATTATTTtgctaattaaataaattcacatgcaattatttattattatttctattgtAATTTCTTATCGAAGAATGGGTACTAAAAAACCCCACACAATAATAattcgaaaaaaacaaaatgttatcaATCAACACAATatctaaaaaatgaaatatgtatatgaacctgagttttaataaataaaatgaatgtattcattaacaaatttttagtttccttcaaaatatataaaaaaattttaactctaAATTTCTATAGAGTACGAGGCAAAATTGATCAAAACCCacattaaagaatttatttttgaaaatcacaCTGATACGATCCAGGTTTTGAGATCGTTTCTCAAAGCCATATAACACtgttatttgttaaaagaaGACATTCTTTTAAATGCTTTCGTATAAAATGATAAagcaatgaaaataaaaaatatcgatatttgttatatatttaacaaaaatttttctcttctgtctcaaatgttaaacattatggtaaaacaagaataaaacaaaacattaatcaTTAGAAAAACGTTAATAGGTAAAGTTGCATTGACATTTTAAacgtaaaaatttctttagcacacagtatgtaaaaaaaattcaaaactttttaatttaaaatacaaaaaataataataataaataattgtcgTGTCCAACAAAGTGGTGCTACTTTTTAATTGCCTctaattagtaaatattttaattattattttatcatcAATTACGTGCGACGTTATCAATTTCAAGTTCAatactaataaatattattaacttagttatattaaataatactttcaagtgaattttgttttttttttttttttgctaatatatGCGTATAATGTTATCTATTGAAAAGAggttaaaaaagtaaatgtgaagcaaaaagaaaatgtattgatAAAACTATCTGAAAGAAGGAATGCTTTATGTCGAaataattgaagaaaaaaaaaactaccctTAGATTTAAGCTCCGCCTTATTTGGAATTTTCATTTAAAGCGCCATCTATGTGTGAAAGTCTTAATGCTAAGGACACTTAGTCCTTAACAGGATATTAACATAGGATGTTTAACAGTTCaatgttaaaattgtataacagtggttttttatttttcgatgATTCAACATTTTAGCTTTAATACTTATCACATGCcgataaaatgtaaaaagaatCGAAACCCtgagacaaaaaaaaacttttcaaaagcaTTGTGATGTGGTTAATCCGTTTTTGTAATGATATCTCGTAAAATTAAGATAATATGACAGATGTTAAACCTTTTGTTGTGGCTTTATGTACTTTATAACCAAAGCTTTTATGGTGATGTTATATCGTCTTAAAAGGGACTAAAATGGCGGTTATTTAAACTTCATTGcacgatatctcaaatcccAGATGTGATGGATTCACAATTCTGAAGCAAAAGGGGCTTAAGTAGACTAAACTGTTTTGAATGTGgatgaattaataaaatattaatcaaataaaaaaatgtccaaCTTTTATCACCATAAAATAGTTTTCtgtataatggattataatatGGTTAGAGTTAACAGTGTActaatgttgaattttatcgctgtatattttaaattaatacttaGACAGGAATAGTTTAAATCAGCGAAACGCAATGAGACTACTCTCTTCTTCCCGCTTATACATGCTCCACATATAGAAAAACAAGTCGGAGAACTAAATTTTACTCTCTGCCTTTCGCTTGTTTAAATAGACAAATTCATGTTTTTAAGTAGCATTAGTTACCGACCCTTCCCCATGTTATAATTTTGGAAGATTTATTTTCACGTAAAAGtactttataacaaatttagttACTCCAGAGGAGCTCAATATTGCCATTACATAGCACGCGTGATAGagtaagaaaattctgctgactctaagtttatacacatacactataggtgaaatttttcttctgtttatagttgctgatcagcacttgtcGAAGCAAGGTCTGTGCGcgacgtttttaaaatacacacagaaatacaacaagaaaattttgagaaagccgaattaatgtatgagaacatgagagaacagttgatacttttttttatatatagactttgatatacgctggctgtcaaaatccataataaattttttacagttagcatatactttatagtttatagtcattttttagtatacttttatcttaaattgaattctgttctctgctactttaccaacaacaaataaaactgGTAGTCTATGGTAGTATGTATTTGAGCATCTCTGCTCTACtcgtattaaaataattttctgatggggagCTTATATGAAGGGTAGGGtcatataaattgttaaaacaatagaaaacttgtttatgattATCATAGTACTCGTATATCTGAGTCAGCTATAAGCGCTAAagtaaagtcattttctgaagggaactttataTAAAGGGATAGGGTCAGTTATGGaccaataaaaaatgtatgccgTATTTAGTTCATACGAAATTtatttatgccgaattttatctTTCTCTTCATATTTTTATGCGAGTAATAAACGTTGAAGTATATCTATGAGGAGGACCTTATATAGATGTGCCACTTTTATGAAAGTTATCCGAAAATGGAATGGATCAAACAAAACTTTCTTAAGGggaatatttttagaaaatgttaacCATATTGCTCTTTTCGTTCGGACTTTACAGAGCTTttaacagaaagacagacaggcATATGGAGGGACATGATTGTATCGTCTAAGAATTTAATTAGTACCCAGAGTATATTTCAATCCTTTCCGATCGGGCAGACGGACATAAAGACAGACAAACTATTTACCAGAATTTCGAAAAAAGTATAAGACACTCATAGGAGTTAATTTCGCTTGTATGGGGACTAATGTTAAATTAGGACCAATAATTACGAAAAATGACACATATTGGTGTAGAAGGGATATCAATCTATAATATATAAACTGTTAGCacaatctaaataaaattatacgtGTTAGATAAACATTTACTTTTCgagtttagatttaaaaaacacaaatttcatGATTATTTCCAACAACTGTTGCCTAGTGTATTTCTGTTCTCAAGcccacagaaaaaaaaatattaaaaacatttgatgGAGCACTCACTCAATATATTAGATAAGATTATCATAAAATTGTTTGaacattatatttatatatgattttatattgatataaaactactaaaccaaaatataatacaaatagtaataacaaaagaaaatttttcttattagtcATCGAACAATATGGAACCACAGCAAAACGGTATTGCAGCTGATAAGGAATTGCCACAATGGTTGGACAATGTTACCTTGGAGAAGGCAATCAGGCAACAAATAGGagactacaaaaatattttagaaattaaaaccGAAAATAGTTCGAAAGAAGGTGAAAATTATTCTTCACTTATGATGCGTATTAAAGCTGATGTTGAAATGGAGGGTaagtatagaaaaataattgaataaatatttaaaatcaaattaataaaatttctatacaaataagATGGCAGTAAAAAGACGGCTTCATTTATTCTGAAGACCCAACATTCCAATGAAATGATGGCAAGAATTCTAAACATGCTGAGACTGTTCCCCAAGGAAGAggaaatttatcataaaattctACCAAAATTTGAACAACTCTATAAGGAAGCTGGTAAATCTGTTCAATTTGCCCCAAATTCGTATACATTTGATCGTGATATAGGTGTAGATTATGTTTTGCTGGAAGATCTAcatgtaaagaaatttaaaaatgccAATCGTTTGGAGGGTCTTGATATGGATCATGTTAAGGAGGTTCTAATTAAAATGGCTGAGTTTCATGCTGCATCAGCATGTTATGTTGAACATTATGGAATGTTTGGTGAAGATTTTACAGTGGGCATATTTAGTGAGAAAAATAAGGAATTATTGAAGGAGTTTAATGCTTCGGCTGCATTTTTGAGTCAGCTAAAGAAATGGAAAAATTGCCAACAATATTATGAGAAATTGGTAAGAATTTACTTTATTGTACTATTTCTACAAAACCAATGAATTGCAATATGCCAACAAAAAGTTTCACAATATCATTATAGATAAcatatttagatagatagatagatagatagatagatagatagatagatagatagatagatagatagatagatagatagatagatagatagacagataggtagatatatagatatatagatagatagatagatagatagatagatagatagatagatagatagatagatagatagatagatagatagatagatagatagatagatagatagatagatagatagatagatagatagatagatatagaatTTATGATTCgaacacaaaacttttttttaattaattaattcattttaactaattaattattaattattattttcaacctCCTCTAATGAAAaccattttctttattaattcaCAGGCTGACAGTGATGAGTTTTTGGTAGATCGCCTGTTGGAAGATCAAAAGGTAAATCCTCgtgaatttaatgttttaaatcacGGTGATTGTTGGTCAAATAACATAATGTTTCAATACGATGCATtcggtaaaataaaaaataccttaTTTGTGGACTTTCAAGTCGGCAAATATGGTTCACCAGCCAATGAtctgtattattttatattatcatcCGCCAAAAAGGATATAAAACTTACACAATTCGACTACATGATACGTTTCTATTATGAACATTTGGTGGAGAATTTGAAACTTTTACAATATCATCGTCCCTtgccgaaattgaaaaatattcatattgctCTAATGAATAATGGTTTAGCGGGTTAGTTTGATTATagtttttcaaatgtattttattgttctgaaatttgtttgttttatattttcagcTTATATGGTTGTTTCTAAGGTCTTGCCTGTTGTTATTTTGGAAAAGACCGATCAAgccaatttagaaaattatatacatgATGAGTCGAAAATGAAGACAGCAATGTTTAGTAACCATAAGTATGTTCAAGCCATGTCAGAAATTTTACCATGGTTGGATAATCGCGGTTTGCTCGACtggaaataatttatttctaattaaaattaatattttgtttgtttgccattataattattattatttatgttgttttcgTATTAAATTTGCTGTGATTGTAAAAtgttcatttgttttttattagtaaTATGATAAAACTCTAAATCTATTCCGTCTTGTGCAAATTAACAGAATACTCCCagtaaaatctttacttacctgGTAAgaaggcaagtaatattgaagcGAAGAGTAAGCAGTTACTTTTTGGTagctacttatttttgtttgacgatgatcaaaaaatattaatgatcaAATAAAATTAGCTTTACAGTAATTTTCTATGATAATTATTCTATTTTCTTACTCAGTGGTCTATTAACAAgtcattttattattctatctGGAATGATTTTTACGCcaatgaaaaaatctatattttttaaaaagcttctaATATCAACTAGGGTTAGAACTACCAAATCTTTCCTTTTaagacatacgctatagacaattgtcTACAAAAGTTATTCTAAAAGGTTCATTAATGTTTTTGataacgaccactcattacAAAGTAATGTCTGAAATATCTACATAATTTAcgatactcattaccaaaatttgaaaatattttactgggaatCTTTTAAAacgcataaatttatttaacaaaacaacttttttcaacttatttGTAAACGCTCGTGGTAAGTACTTAttcatttacttatttataagCAAGCGTGTAAGTACTTGCATGTTATTGTGTAAATAAATGTAAGCATTTTAACACCTAATGAATGTTTAGCGGCCTTAATTAGAGG
This genomic window contains:
- the LOC111676017 gene encoding uncharacterized protein LOC111676017 gives rise to the protein MEPQQNGIAADKELPQWLDNVTLEKAIRQQIGDYKNILEIKTENSSKEGENYSSLMMRIKADVEMEDGSKKTASFILKTQHSNEMMARILNMLRLFPKEEEIYHKILPKFEQLYKEAGKSVQFAPNSYTFDRDIGVDYVLLEDLHVKKFKNANRLEGLDMDHVKEVLIKMAEFHAASACYVEHYGMFGEDFTVGIFSEKNKELLKEFNASAAFLSQLKKWKNCQQYYEKLADSDEFLVDRLLEDQKVNPREFNVLNHGDCWSNNIMFQYDAFGKIKNTLFVDFQVGKYGSPANDLYYFILSSAKKDIKLTQFDYMIRFYYEHLVENLKLLQYHRPLPKLKNIHIALMNNGLAAYMVVSKVLPVVILEKTDQANLENYIHDESKMKTAMFSNHKYVQAMSEILPWLDNRGLLDWK